The Salinispora tropica CNB-440 genome has a window encoding:
- a CDS encoding S-methyl-5'-thioadenosine phosphorylase, which produces MSPTAELAVIGGSGLYALLDGATEHVIDTPYGPPSDAVTIAEVAGRRLAFLPRHGRDHRHPPHQIPYRANLWALRSLGVRQVLAPCAVGGLRPELGPGTFVVPDQLIDRTSGRAQTYYDRGAVHVSFADPYCPVGRRTLLAAGAQRGVPTVDGGTVVVVEGPRFSTRAESRWFTAIGGTVVNMTGHPEAVLARELALCYSSIALVTDHDVGVPGGGSVTQEEVFRVFGENTARLRELLFTAVAQLPADRDCACGATLDDIRLPFALP; this is translated from the coding sequence GTGAGTCCCACGGCAGAGTTGGCGGTGATCGGCGGGTCGGGGCTGTACGCCCTGCTCGACGGCGCCACCGAGCACGTGATCGACACCCCATACGGTCCACCGTCCGACGCGGTCACTATCGCGGAGGTCGCGGGGCGCCGATTGGCGTTCCTGCCCCGGCATGGCCGGGACCACCGGCATCCGCCGCACCAGATCCCCTACCGGGCCAACCTGTGGGCGCTGCGCTCGCTCGGCGTTCGCCAGGTGCTCGCCCCCTGCGCGGTCGGCGGCCTGCGCCCGGAGCTGGGTCCCGGCACGTTCGTCGTGCCCGACCAGCTGATCGATCGCACCAGCGGTCGGGCGCAGACCTACTACGACCGGGGTGCGGTGCACGTCTCCTTCGCCGACCCGTACTGCCCGGTCGGGCGGCGTACGCTGCTCGCCGCCGGCGCCCAGCGGGGCGTGCCGACGGTGGACGGCGGGACGGTGGTGGTCGTCGAGGGTCCCCGCTTCTCCACCCGTGCCGAGTCGCGCTGGTTCACGGCGATCGGCGGGACGGTGGTCAACATGACCGGCCATCCGGAGGCGGTGCTCGCCCGGGAGCTGGCCCTCTGTTATTCGTCGATTGCGCTCGTCACCGACCATGACGTGGGGGTGCCGGGCGGCGGATCGGTGACCCAGGAGGAGGTGTTCCGGGTCTTCGGCGAGAACACCGCCCGCTTGCGGGAGCTGCTCTTCACCGCGGTGGCCCAGCTGCCGGCCGATCGGGACTGCGCCTGCGGAGCGACCCTGGACGACATCAGGCTTCCCTTCGCGCTGCCCTGA